A part of Saccharomonospora amisosensis genomic DNA contains:
- a CDS encoding ESX secretion-associated protein EspG, with translation MRVELPLDTLLTAMSLAGCGEPHLVFAGGERYVPPSAADRVRREALDELASLGLATSGGLDRGFEDVLRTLDRPHTEYIAHVRAGDRQYGMLVAVRGRSATIAVREKGSVRLHRVRETDYAAVLVNRLPPAAPAEFTPFSVPRREIRDEPTSQGARELVRILTGSSSGLGYLHVARRPGGDSRTEAPEAICYVDAEAGRVGIAPSDGDHFTVFPGDETRLTGRLAAVRATLR, from the coding sequence GTGCGCGTGGAACTGCCGCTGGACACGCTGCTGACGGCGATGTCGTTGGCAGGATGCGGCGAGCCACATCTCGTCTTCGCGGGCGGCGAGCGATACGTGCCGCCCTCCGCCGCCGACCGGGTCCGGCGGGAAGCGCTCGACGAACTCGCCTCGCTCGGACTGGCCACCAGCGGTGGGCTGGACCGTGGTTTCGAGGACGTACTGCGCACACTCGACCGTCCGCATACCGAGTACATCGCGCATGTTCGCGCGGGTGACCGGCAGTACGGGATGCTCGTGGCGGTGCGGGGCCGCTCAGCGACCATCGCTGTTCGCGAGAAGGGCAGCGTGCGCCTGCATCGGGTGCGTGAAACGGATTACGCGGCCGTGCTTGTCAATCGCCTGCCCCCGGCCGCACCCGCCGAGTTCACACCGTTCTCCGTGCCGAGGCGGGAGATCCGGGACGAGCCCACCAGCCAGGGCGCCCGCGAACTGGTACGCATCCTGACGGGGTCGAGCAGCGGACTCGGCTACCTGCACGTGGCCCGCCGCCCGGGCGGGGACAGCCGCACGGAGGCCCCCGAGGCGATCTGCTATGTGGACGCCGAAGCAGGCCGGGTGGGCATCGCGCCCTCGGACGGCGACCACTTCACGGTGTTCCCCGGCGACGAGACCCGCCTCACGGGCAGGCTCGCCGCCGTACGTGCCACGCTTCGGTGA
- the nuoN gene encoding NADH-quinone oxidoreductase subunit NuoN — protein sequence MNVLLAQQAERMDAPGIDYAAVLPILIVLGAACLGVLLEAFLPKHQRWSSQVVLSLLALVAAGAALAAYASSSPPAGVTTFSGTISVDRPALFLWGTLLALSVAALLLIADRSVEPGGSFVAEAGISPGTIQDRAQVGSTGMQTEVFPLSLFALGGMMVFTAANDLLTMFVALEVLSLPLYLMVGLARRRRLLSQEAAVKYFLLGAFASAFFLYGLALLYGYAGSVRFTEIANATAGTDRSDTLLFAGFGLLMVGLLFKASVGPFHTWTPDVYQGAPTPVTAFMAACTKVAAFGGMLRVLTVAFESTSWEWRGVLWAVAIVSMVIGAVLGLTQTDVKRMIAYSSVAHAGFLLIGTMALTEDGLSGTMFYLLAYGFTTLAAFGVVSLVRDSTGEATHLSAWAGLAKRSPVLAAVFTFLLLALAGIPLTSGFVGKFVVFSAALSDGMAPLVVIALVFSAVAAFFYLRVVVLMYFSEPAPDGPTVSVPGAFTTAAITLGVVVTLLLGIAPTFALDWAGSGGFALTS from the coding sequence ATGAACGTTCTTCTCGCACAGCAGGCCGAGCGCATGGACGCGCCGGGCATCGATTACGCGGCGGTGCTGCCGATACTGATCGTGCTCGGTGCCGCGTGCCTCGGGGTGTTGCTTGAGGCATTTCTGCCGAAGCACCAGCGCTGGTCCAGTCAGGTGGTGCTGAGCCTGCTCGCGCTGGTCGCCGCCGGGGCCGCGCTGGCCGCCTACGCCAGCAGTTCGCCTCCTGCCGGAGTGACCACTTTCAGCGGCACGATCTCGGTGGATCGGCCCGCGCTGTTCCTGTGGGGCACGCTGCTGGCGCTGTCGGTCGCGGCGCTGCTGCTGATCGCGGACCGCTCGGTGGAGCCAGGCGGCTCCTTCGTCGCGGAGGCGGGCATCAGCCCCGGCACCATCCAGGACCGTGCCCAGGTCGGTTCCACCGGCATGCAGACCGAGGTCTTCCCGCTGAGCCTGTTCGCGCTCGGCGGCATGATGGTGTTCACCGCGGCCAACGACCTGCTCACCATGTTCGTGGCGCTGGAAGTGCTGAGCCTGCCGCTGTATCTGATGGTGGGCCTCGCCCGCAGGCGCAGGTTGCTGTCCCAGGAAGCGGCGGTGAAGTACTTCCTGCTAGGTGCCTTCGCCAGCGCGTTCTTCCTTTACGGTTTAGCTCTGCTGTACGGCTACGCGGGTTCGGTGCGGTTCACCGAGATCGCCAACGCCACGGCGGGTACCGACCGCTCCGACACGCTGCTGTTCGCGGGCTTCGGCCTGCTGATGGTGGGCCTGCTTTTCAAGGCGTCGGTCGGACCGTTCCACACCTGGACACCGGATGTCTACCAGGGTGCGCCGACGCCGGTGACGGCCTTCATGGCGGCGTGCACGAAGGTCGCCGCGTTCGGTGGCATGCTCCGGGTACTGACGGTCGCTTTCGAGTCCACCAGTTGGGAGTGGCGGGGCGTGCTGTGGGCGGTCGCGATCGTGTCGATGGTGATCGGCGCGGTACTCGGCCTCACACAGACCGACGTGAAGCGGATGATCGCCTACTCCTCGGTCGCTCATGCGGGCTTCCTGCTCATCGGCACCATGGCGCTGACCGAGGACGGCCTTTCCGGCACGATGTTCTACCTGCTGGCTTACGGCTTCACCACGCTGGCGGCGTTCGGGGTGGTCTCGCTCGTGCGCGACTCCACGGGGGAGGCGACCCACCTTTCGGCGTGGGCGGGGCTGGCCAAGCGCTCTCCGGTGCTCGCCGCGGTGTTCACCTTCCTGCTACTCGCGCTGGCCGGTATTCCACTGACCAGTGGTTTCGTCGGCAAGTTCGTGGTTTTCTCCGCCGCGCTGTCCGACGGTATGGCGCCGCTTGTGGTGATCGCGCTGGTGTTCAGCGCAGTCGCCGCGTTCTTCTACCTGCGGGTGGTGGTGCTGATGTACTTCTCCGAGCCCGCGCCCGACGGGCCGACGGTGAGCGTGCCCGGCGCGTTCACCACGGCGGCCATCACCCTCGGCGTCGTGGTGACCTTGCTGCTCGGCATCGCACCGACGTTCGCGCTCGACTGGGCGGGCTCCGGCGGGTTCGCGCTCACCTCGTAG
- a CDS encoding NADH-quinone oxidoreductase subunit M, translating to MSWLVALILLPLAGAIAVAGLRGNERMATVVALAVAVLELLLVVPLWLAYDPGGERIQQATSMDWIPAFGIHISFGIDGIALLMIAVIALLVPIVIGALRSTDRLPEGRSVGGFLSLILLQQALTISVFAATDVFLFYVLFEIMLVPMYFLIGFYGGPRRQYAAVKFFLYSFLGGLIMLASVIGAYVLAADELGSGTFDWATLVSVVSEAPATTQVWLFLGFFVAFAIKAPLVPFHTWLPDAAGQAPIAVTVLLIGVLDKVGTFGFLRYNLPMFPDASSQLAPLVLVLAVIGVIYGAILAAGQQDMKRFLAYVSIAHFGFIALGIFALTTQSVVGSATYMLNHSLATGMLILVIGIVATRGGSTRISDYGGMFKVTPILGGMLLIAGLSTLSLPGTSSFISEFLVLIGAFDSRPVYAIIATVGMVLAAAYVLWLYQRIMTGPVRGDALVGVGGGPGTAVAPDVGAKKAIRDLSGKEIAVLAPLVVLIVGLGFYPKPVLDTVTPSMEATVSAVQER from the coding sequence ATGAGTTGGCTTGTGGCCCTGATCCTGCTGCCGCTCGCGGGCGCCATCGCGGTCGCGGGGCTGCGCGGTAACGAGCGCATGGCCACCGTGGTAGCGCTCGCGGTCGCGGTGCTGGAGTTACTGCTGGTCGTTCCGCTGTGGCTGGCCTACGACCCAGGGGGCGAGCGAATCCAGCAGGCCACGTCGATGGACTGGATTCCGGCGTTCGGTATCCACATCTCGTTCGGCATCGACGGCATCGCGTTGCTGATGATCGCCGTGATCGCGCTCCTCGTGCCGATCGTGATCGGTGCGCTGCGCTCAACCGATCGGCTGCCGGAAGGCCGCTCCGTCGGTGGGTTCCTTTCGCTGATCCTGCTACAGCAGGCTTTGACGATCTCCGTGTTCGCGGCGACCGACGTGTTCCTGTTCTACGTGCTGTTCGAGATCATGCTGGTGCCGATGTACTTCCTCATCGGCTTCTACGGCGGGCCGAGGCGGCAGTACGCCGCGGTGAAGTTCTTCCTGTACTCCTTCCTCGGCGGGCTCATCATGCTGGCCTCCGTCATCGGGGCGTACGTGCTGGCCGCCGACGAACTCGGAAGCGGAACGTTCGACTGGGCCACGCTGGTGAGTGTGGTGAGCGAAGCACCCGCCACCACACAGGTCTGGCTGTTCCTCGGTTTCTTCGTCGCGTTCGCCATCAAGGCGCCGCTGGTGCCGTTCCACACCTGGCTGCCCGACGCCGCGGGGCAGGCACCGATCGCGGTCACCGTGCTGCTGATCGGTGTCCTCGACAAGGTCGGCACGTTCGGGTTCCTGCGCTACAACCTGCCGATGTTCCCCGACGCCAGTTCGCAGCTCGCGCCGCTGGTGCTCGTGCTCGCCGTCATCGGTGTGATCTACGGTGCGATCCTGGCGGCCGGGCAGCAGGACATGAAGCGTTTCCTCGCCTACGTTTCGATCGCCCACTTCGGATTCATCGCGCTGGGCATCTTCGCCTTAACGACGCAGTCGGTGGTCGGGTCGGCCACGTACATGCTCAACCACAGCCTCGCCACCGGCATGCTGATCCTGGTGATCGGCATCGTCGCGACCAGGGGCGGGTCCACCCGGATCTCGGACTACGGTGGCATGTTCAAGGTGACACCGATTCTCGGCGGCATGCTGCTCATCGCGGGCCTATCGACGTTGTCGTTGCCAGGCACGAGTTCCTTCATCAGCGAGTTCCTCGTGCTCATCGGGGCGTTCGACTCAAGGCCGGTCTACGCGATCATCGCGACGGTGGGCATGGTGCTCGCCGCCGCATACGTGCTGTGGCTGTACCAGCGGATCATGACCGGCCCGGTGCGTGGTGACGCGCTGGTCGGCGTCGGCGGTGGCCCCGGCACCGCGGTGGCACCAGACGTCGGCGCCAAGAAGGCAATCCGTGACCTGTCCGGCAAGGAAATCGCCGTGCTCGCCCCGCTCGTGGTGTTGATCGTCGGGCTCGGCTTCTACCCGAAGCCGGTGCTCGACACGGTCACGCCATCGATGGAGGCGACCGTCTCAGCGGTGCAGGAAAGGTAG